Below is a window of Caballeronia insecticola DNA.
GGTCAACGATTACGAAGCCAAGTTATTGAGCAACAAGACCGGATGGTCGATCGAAGACATCATGAGCCGCGTAAAGGCTCTCGTGATTACGCGCGGGGAGCACGGCGCACAGATCTATCATGAAGACGGCGTGCTGGAAGTGCCGGCGGTTCAGGCGCGGCAGGTGGTCGACCCCACCGGTTGCGGCGACGCATTCCGCGGCGGCCTCCTTTACGGCATCGAAAACGAGCTTGGCTGGGAAAAGACGGGGCGTCTCGCGAGCCTGATGGGCGCATTGAAGATCGAACATCAGGGGCCGCAAACCTACGCGCCGACGCGCGCCGACATTGAAGAGCGTTACCAGCAGGCATTTGGAAGCAGCCTGTCGTGATTGATTTGGAGTCTGAGTATGAAAACGGTTAGTCGTATCGTGCTGGCAGCGGCGCTCGTCGGTTCAGTGGCGATGACAGGCTGTGCCTACAACAGCAGTTCGCCCGACGTCTACACGGCGTCACAGGCGCAGCGCGAGGAAACGGTCCGCATGGCCACGGTCGAAAGCGTGCGTGGCGTGAAGATCAGTTCGAACAATGGTCAGCCGACCGGCCTCGGCGCCATCGGCGGCGGCGCGCTGGGCGGCGTTGCGGCGGCAAGCGCGATCGGCGGCGGTAACGGTTCGATCATCGCGGGCATCATCGGCGGCCTGGCGGGCGCGGTCGCGGGCAACGCGGTCGAGAACAATGTCTCGACGAAGAACGGGCTGGAAATCACCGTGCGTCTCGACAACGGCGATCTCCGCGCGATCACGCAAACCGCCAACGGCGAAGTGTTCCAGGCGGGCGAGCGCGTGCGTCTGCTGTCGAGCGGCGGCGTGACGCGCGTCACGCACTGAGGCATTCAGCGGAAGAATAGGCGTGGCGTCGCAAGGCGCACGTCTGTTCCGACACGAAGCGCATGCATCGAAAGATGCATGCGCTTTTTCTTTGCGCGCTCGCACCGACAGTCGATGCGCGCACGCATGAAATTCGTTCGCCGAAACGAAAAACCCGCCGTCGGGTTGCCCTGGCGGCGGGTTCAGGCCGGGTAGCCTTACCCGGACTTAAGACACAACACGTTGTGCCCGATGGTTGCTTACCGCGAGAACTTACGGACGGCTGCCCGTCGGGAACGGCCATGCCGCTGCCGGGTTCAACGCCGTCTTGACCGCAGCAGCCGGTGCCGGAGCGGGCGCCGATACGGTCGTTGCCGTCGTTGCAGCTGCCGTGGTCTTCTTTGCAGCAGCGGCCTTCTTGGCCGGAGCCTTCTTCGCGGGGGCCTTCTTCGCAACAGGCGCAGGCGCTACAGCAGCAGGCGCAGCGGCTGCGGGTTGCGCAGCAGCCTTTTTCGCGGGTGCCTTCTTCGCAGGGGCCTTTTTCGCAGGCGCTTTCTTGGCAGCAGCCTTCTTCGCTGCGGCCTTCTTCGCAGGCGCCTTCTTCGCGGCAGCCTTCTTAGCAGGCGCCTTCTTGGCAGCGGCCTTCTTCGCAGGCGCCTTCTTGGCTGCAACCTTCTTCGTCGCTACCTTCTTGGCGGCGACTTTCTTCGCTGCAGCCTTCTTCGCCGGCGCCTTCTTGGCCGCGACCTTCTTCGCTGCAACCTTCTTCGCCGCTACTTTCTTCGTTGCGACTTTCTTGGTTGCGACTTTCTTCGCTGCGGCCTTCTTCGCCGGCGCCTTCTTGGCCGCGACCTTCTTAGCCGCAACCTTCTTCACAGCAACCTTCTTCGCTGCGACCTTCTTTGCCGGAGCGGCCTTCTTGGCGGTAACTTTCTTCGCTGCAGCCTTTTTCGCTGCGGGTTTTTTCTTGGCAACTGCCATGGTTTTTCTCCTTCAGGTTTTCAGATGAGAGTCAGTTCAAACTACACCCTTCGTCAAAACCCGCTTCCCACGCGTCGCTTCTCAGGGCGCACGCTACGAAGCGGATTATTCATCGGCGTACGCTGATCCCACCTGCTTACGCTAATGAATACGGCAAGGCGCGCCGTGCCCCGAGGCACCGCGCGCCAAATAGAGTCGGTACCGCGCGTTCGCGGCACCGGCCATCGCTTGATCGAGCCAGCGAGCTTGTCGCCGGCATTTTCCGGGGGGAAGTTTGCCCATCCCATTGAAGGGATCGCAAAACGCCTGTCTTCGATTCGGGCCACTCGGCCCGCCAAGTCAGTAGGCGCACTTTGCATCAGGCGACCGTTCTCCTAAACCTTGTCGATCAGGCGCGCGTGAGCGACACGCAGCTGCCCGACCGTTCCATCGATTTCGTCTGCAACACGTCCTGGATTTTTATTATTCCCAGGTCAGCGCGCCGCCGGTTTGATACTCAATCACGCGTGTCTCGAAGAAGTTGCGTTCCTTCTTCAAGTCGATCATTTCGCTCATCCACGGGAACGGGTTTTCCTCGTTCGGGAAGAGCGGGTCGAGGCCGATCTGCTGGCAACGACGGTTGCAGATGAAGCGCAAGTAGCTCTTGAACATCGACGCATTCAGGCCGAGCACCCCGCGCGGCATGGTGTCTTCAGCGTAGCGATATTCAAGCTCCACTGCCTCCTTGAAGAGCTCGCGGATCTCAGCCTTGAATTCGGCGGTCCACAGTTGCGGCTCTTCCAGCTTGATCTGGTTGATGAGGTCGATGCCGAAGTTGCAGTGCATCGACTCGTCGCGGAGGATGTACTGATACTGCTCCGCCGCGCCCGTCATCTTGTTCTGGCGGCCCAGCGCCAGAATTTGCGTGAAGCCCACATAGAAGAACAGCCCTTCCATGATGCAGGCGAACACGATCAACGACTTTAGCAATTTCTGGTCCGCTTCCAGCGTGCCGGTCGTGAAGGCCGGGTCGGTCAGCGTCTGGATGAACGGGATGAGGAACTCATCCTTGTCGCGGATCGACTTGACCTCGTGGTACGCATTGAAGATCTCGCCCTCGTCGAAGCCCAGCGATTCAACGATGTACTGGTACGCATGCGTGTGGATCGCCTCTTCGAAGGCCTGGCGCAGCAGGAACTGGCGGCACTCCGGAGCGGTGATGTGACGATACGTGCCGAGCACGATGTTGTTCGCGGCGAGCGAGTCGGCGGTGACGAAGAAGCCGAGATTGCGCTTGACGATGCGGCGCTCGTCCTCGGTCAGACCGTTCGGGTCTTTCCACAGGGCGATGTCGCGCGACATGTTCACTTCCTGCGGCATCCAGTGATTCGCGCAGCCGGCGAGGTACTTCTCCCACGCCCACTTGTACTTGAACGGGACCAGCTGATTGACGTCGGTCTTGCCGTTGATGATGCGCTTGTCCGCGACGTTGACGCGCGCTTCGCTCGACGCGGCGATGACGCCGGCCGAAGGATTCGCGGCGGCGGGCGGAACGAAGCCATCGGAGAAGATGTTGTTCGCGGCTGCGACTTGATGGGCAGCTTGATGAGCGTGTGCAGCTTGCGCCGCACCCTGCGTACCGAAAGTC
It encodes the following:
- a CDS encoding outer membrane lipoprotein; translation: MKTVSRIVLAAALVGSVAMTGCAYNSSSPDVYTASQAQREETVRMATVESVRGVKISSNNGQPTGLGAIGGGALGGVAAASAIGGGNGSIIAGIIGGLAGAVAGNAVENNVSTKNGLEITVRLDNGDLRAITQTANGEVFQAGERVRLLSSGGVTRVTH
- a CDS encoding histone H1-like DNA-binding protein, whose protein sequence is MAVAKKKPAAKKAAAKKVTAKKAAPAKKVAAKKVAVKKVAAKKVAAKKAPAKKAAAKKVATKKVATKKVAAKKVAAKKVAAKKAPAKKAAAKKVAAKKVATKKVAAKKAPAKKAAAKKAPAKKAAAKKAPAKKAAAKKAAAKKAPAKKAPAKKAPAKKAAAQPAAAAPAAVAPAPVAKKAPAKKAPAKKAAAAKKTTAAATTATTVSAPAPAPAAAVKTALNPAAAWPFPTGSRP
- a CDS encoding ribonucleotide-diphosphate reductase subunit beta, whose product is MLNWDDETTAVAPSSAPQQNTLRNAQGTTFGTQGAAQAAHAHQAAHQVAAANNIFSDGFVPPAAANPSAGVIAASSEARVNVADKRIINGKTDVNQLVPFKYKWAWEKYLAGCANHWMPQEVNMSRDIALWKDPNGLTEDERRIVKRNLGFFVTADSLAANNIVLGTYRHITAPECRQFLLRQAFEEAIHTHAYQYIVESLGFDEGEIFNAYHEVKSIRDKDEFLIPFIQTLTDPAFTTGTLEADQKLLKSLIVFACIMEGLFFYVGFTQILALGRQNKMTGAAEQYQYILRDESMHCNFGIDLINQIKLEEPQLWTAEFKAEIRELFKEAVELEYRYAEDTMPRGVLGLNASMFKSYLRFICNRRCQQIGLDPLFPNEENPFPWMSEMIDLKKERNFFETRVIEYQTGGALTWE